The following proteins are co-located in the Lagenorhynchus albirostris chromosome 4, mLagAlb1.1, whole genome shotgun sequence genome:
- the RPL34 gene encoding large ribosomal subunit protein eL34, which translates to MVQRLTYRRRLSYNTASNKTRLSRTPGNRIVYLYTKKVGKAPKSACGVCPGRLRGVRAVRPKVLMRLSKTKKHVSRAYGGSMCAKCVRDRIKRAFLIEEQKIVVKVLKAQAQSQKAK; encoded by the exons ATGGTTCAGCGTTTGACATACCGTCGTAGGCTGTCCTACAATACAGCCTCTAACAAAACCAGGCT GTCCCGAACCCCTGGTAATAGAATTGTTTACCTTTATACCAAGAAAGTTGGGAAAGCACCAAAATCCGCATGTGGCGTGTGCCCAGGCCGACTTCGAGGA GTTCGTGCTGTGAGACCTAAAGTTCTTATGAGGTTGTCTAAAACGAAAAAACATGTTAGCCGGGCCTACGGTGGTTCCATGTGTGCTAAATGTGTCCGTGACAG gaTCAAGCGCGCTTTCCTCATTGAGGAGCAGAAAATCGTTGTGAAAGTGTTGAAAGCACAAGCACAGAGTCAGAAagctaaatag